The genomic stretch TCGACCAGTACTTCCTGCTCGGCGGCAAGCTCGATGCACTGCGCTGGCGGACGCTAGGTCCGGAAGAGCTCTACGAGGTGGTCGGCGCCGTGGTGATGAAGCGGCTGGGCCCCTAGAACCCGCCGATCTTCACCGTCATGCGCGCCATGTAATTGCGCAGCGCATCGGGCGCGGTGTATGGCAGCTCGAGATCGCTGGTCCACAGGTAGGAAGCGCCGAAACCCACGCGGAAGGCCTCCACCACGGTGACCTCAAGCTCAAGGCCCGGCTCCACCGCCACGAAGGCCTGCCCATCGGTGCGGTTACGGCGATCGCTATTGCTCCCGCTGTTCGAGCGCGGGTAGCTGTAGGACACGCTGCCCAAGCCGATGAGCACGGGAACAGTCAGGTGGACCGCATGCTTGCCCAGGATCATCGGCTCGATCAACAGGCCGCCGTAGCCGTAGCGCAGCTCGAGACCGCTCACATCCTCGGTGCCGAAATCACGCAGGAATTGCTCATAGGCCACATTCTTGATCGTGCTGCTGCTCCATGCGCCGCCCAGGCCCAGCGCCACCTTGTGCTCGAGGATGAAGGCACCGCTGAAGCCGAGCAAGAGCACATCAGCGCCCATCACGTTGGTCAGTTTCGGCGTGAAACCGAAGTAGCCGCCGGTCACTGAGGTGCTGTCGTTGAACAGGGCCTTAGGCTTCGGTTTCTCCTGGGCCGATGCGGTGAACGCTGCAAGGAGCGATAGGGCGAAGAGAAGGGGTCGGTTCATCATGGCCGAAAGGTATCGGCTCAGGATCGCCTTTTCTGCAGCATGCGCCATACGTGCCGGTCGATCGGCAGCGACACCGCTTCCTCTGCGGGCTGCGCGCGCGGCACCCAGCGGAACACTTCCTGATCGCCGGGGCCAGCGATTCCTGAGAACGGATCCTGCACCACCCAGATGGCATCGCATTCCGCAACGCGGAAGGTGAAGTACACGCTCACCACCTGCATCGGCGCGGAGTGGAAAGCGCTCTGCTGAAAGAAATCCGTGGTGTAGAAATGCTCCACGTCCAAAGCCTCCACGGCCATCTCCTCCCGGATCTCGCGGATCACGCAATCCTTCAAGCCTTCGCCATACTCCAAGCCACCCCCGGGGAACTTGGTGATGCGCTGTCCCTTGATCAACTCATCGGCAACAAGGACCTGCGTCCGTTCCGCATTCAGCAACAAGCCGTAGGCGCGGATCGTGAACATGGCCTCAGAACGCTGGTTCGAGTTTCACGCTCTTCAAATGCTCATCGAGCGAATCGTCGGCCACCTCGCGCCTCATCAGCGTCAGGTCGGTCACTGCGCGCTCACCGCGGTACTGCTCATTCTCCAGCATGGCCCAGGCCTGCTCGAACTGCGCGGCCTTGAGCGGACCGGCGATCAGCAGCATGGGCTGCATCGGGACATCGACACCGAGCTTCTTGATGCGCTTGTTCGCGCGCACGTGATCCAGCAAGCGCTGCTGCAATGCGCTGATCGGCCCGACCGGCTCAACGCCCACATAGATGCGCTTGCGGTCATCCGAATGGCGGATACCATCGAGCTTCAGCCGGAAGCCGCGCTGGCCGGATGCGCCACGCACAATGGAATCGCTCAATGTGGATTCGTACTCCGGCGGGAGCTCGCTCTCGATCAGCGTGATGCCCGGAAGCCGATAGAAGCACTCGAAGCGCCCGATGCGGTCGCGCAAGGCATGGCGCGTCTGCATCACCCAAGCCAGCGCATCGCTGGGCACATCGATGCTCACGCGGTACTGGCAGGTGTACACCAGCGAGTCGAAGAGCGTGAGGGCGTCAACCGCCGCCTTGCGGGCCATGGCGCAAAAGAAGCCGCCCGAAGCGCCGGTCAACCGCCGCTCGTTACCGCGAAGGCAACAGGTCATTGGTGAAAAGCCGCACGATCCGGGGTACGCGCATCTGATCGCACGGCGACCGCGGTTGTTCAATCATCCTAACCAGAAACCCTTGCGCCATGGTCCGACCCTCGACCTTGTCGTTGGCGCTGGCGATGGCCGCGGGCCTCGCCGCGCAGAGCATCGAATCGATCCAGCTCCGGTTCGCGCTCGATAGCCGAGCTCGCAGCTGCCGAGCGCACCGCCCTGCTGCGCGCGGATGCCGGTCGTTGAGCTAGCTTCGGGCGCATGAGAACGTCCGCGCTCGCTTTCGCTTCGGCGCTTTCAGGCCTCGCAGCAGCCCAATTCCAATGGGAACAGCTGCCTGATTTCCCTGGCACGGCGAGGGATGATGCGGCTGCCTTCACCATCGATTGCGACGTGTACGTGGGGACGGGCATGCAAGTGGGCTGGTCGTTGACGAACGACTTCTGGAGGTACGACTCCTTCTCTCAGACCTGGAGCCCATCAACCACGTTACCGGCGTCACCCCGGCAATACTGCACAGCGCAAAGCCTGTTCAGCCAAGGCTACCTGTTCGGCGGCCTGGATGCCTCCGGTCCGCTATCCGAGCTCTGGTCCTTCGACTCGGGCTCGCAATCCTGGATCCAGCGTGCCTCACTGCCCGGTGCTGGTCGCTACGCATGCGGATCATTCGTTTTGGCCAGCAACCTCTACATCTGCGGAGGGATCATCGCCGGCGGAACTGCTTTGAACGAGTTGTGGAAGTACGACCCCTTCACGGATTCCTGGGAGCAGCGCTCGTCCCTCCCCGGTGTGGGCAGGCACCGGATGGCCACTGCTGAAGGCGGATTCGTCGCAGGTGGCGCTGATTCCAGTTATGCTCCATTGGATGAGTGCTGGTCCTACAACACCTTCGGGGACGAGTGGACGCCGATGCCAGCAATGCCCGAAGGCCGGTTCGGCGGAAGCGGTGCGAGTTGGACTGAAGGCCTCTACTACATAGCCGGTGCGATCGACAATTCGAACTTCAGGGCGACAACTTTCCGCCTTTCCGCATCGGGCTGGGAACTCTGCAGACGCGGTGCTTCCAAGCGAGCGGCGTGGAGGCGTCGTTGCAGTATCCGGCTGCGCTGGTGGCTGGAACTTCCTGAATTACGGCCTTGGACTCGATGGCACAATGGCACGCCGGAACGATTGGTTCGGGACCTCGTTCGCTTTCTCAATCGGCGAACAATCGCCGTCATCCTTCAGCGTAATCCCGAATCCCGCTACTGAGGCGATACGCTTGCCTGAGGGCATGTCATACAATGAGGCCATCATCATCAATGCCCAGGGTGTCGTGGCGGGCCGAATCCAGGAGAACAATGGGCTTAGTTCTGCCCATCCATCATCTCTCAGCTGGTGCTTACATGCTGCAACTTCGGCTGAACGAGGGCTTTAGCACCGCACGCTTCATCAAGCTCCCCTGATGCAATTCATCTCCCCTGACCTCGATGCCTATTGCGAGGCCCGCAGCGGCGAGGAGCCTTGGTACCTGAAGGAGCTCGCCGCCGAGACGCGCGAGAGGGTACACATGCCCGCCATGCTCAGCGGCCATCTGCAAGGCCGCTTCCTGGCCATGCTCAGTCAGCTTGTTCGGCCCCGCATCGCCATTGAGATCGGCACCTACACCGGCTACAGCGCGCTCTGCCTAGCCGAAGGGCTCGCTCCCGGTGGCATGCTGCACACCATCGACATCGACCCCTACCTGCCGGAGATGGTGCATCGCTACATCGAGAAGGCCGGCATGCTCGACCGCATCACCATGCACCATCGGCCAGCGCTTGAGGTGATCCCGGAACTCCCCTCCCCTTTCGACCTCGTGTTCATCGACGCCGACAAACAGAACTACCCCGCTTACCTCGAAGCTGTCCTTCCGCGCATGGCGAAGGGCGGGATCATCGTCGCCGATAATGTGCTCTGGAGCGGCAAGGTGCTGGCGCCTCCGCAAGAGCGCGATGAGCAGACCGCCGCGCTGATCCGATTCGCTGACATGGTGAACGCGGATCCCCGGTTCGACCCGGTGATGATCCCGCTGCGCGATGGAGTGCTCATGGCGCGCGTGAAGTGACAGACGTCAGGCGGGCGTACCTTCGTTCGGCCCCAACTTCACCGCCATGGAAGCACAACTCTTCTACAAGGAACTGGGACGCTTGCTCTACGCGATCGCGGCCGCCGATGGAAAGATCTCCGACCAGGAGATCCGCACGCTGAAGAAGGTGGTGAGCGATCAGCTGGTGCCGCAGGAAGTGAGCACCGACCACTTCGGCACCGATCAGGCCTACATCACCGAATTCGAGTTCGATGTGCTGGCCGAGCGCGGCGCTTCCGTGGAGGGCGCCTTCGATTCATTCATCGCCTACATGGCGCGCCACCGGCACGACCTCACCACTCAGCGCAAGGAACTGATCTACCGCTGCGCCGATGCCGTGGCCAGCGCTTTCCATGGCGTGGGCAAAGCCGAGCTGCCCTTGTTGATCGAGCTGCACAAGCACCTGCATTAGCCCAGTAAAGGAGCCCGTTATCTTGGGCGCGTGCGCATCGTCGACCTCCGATCCGATACGGTGACCCAGCCCACGCCCGCCATGCGCGAGGCCATGCTGAGCGCGGAACTAGGCGACGATGTCTTCGGCGAGGACCCAACCGTGAATTCCTTGGAAGAGCGCATGGCCGCGCTCTTCGGCCACGAGGCGGCGCTATTCTGCCCTAGCGGCACCATGACCAACCAGATCGCGATCAACGTGCATACCCGTCCCGGCGACGAAGTGCTCTGCGAGGAAGGCGCGCATGTTTACCGCTACGAAGGCGGCGGCATGATGGCCAACAGCGGCTGCAGCGTGAAGCACCTGCCTGCCGATCGCGGCCGGTTCACCGCGGCGGATGTCGAGGCGGCCATCAACGACCGCAACGCGGCTTACCTCGCCAACACAAGGCTCGTTGTGATCGAGAACACCGTGAACCGCGGCGGCGGCTCCGTCTGGGACAGGGCAGAAACGGCGCGCATCCGAACGATCTGCGATGCGCATGGCCTGGCACTCCACCTCGATGGCGCGCGGCTCTTCAACGCCATGGCCGTTGATGGCGGCTCTCCGCAGGATTGGGGCCGCACCTTCCAGAGCATCTCCATCTGCCTCAGCAAGGGCCTTGGTGCCCCTGTGGGCAGCGTGCTCATCGGCGATCGCGCCTTTATCCACCAGGCCCGCCGAGTGCGCAAGCGGTTCGGCGGAGGCATGCGGCAGGCGGGAATGCTCGCGGCTGCTGGCCTGCATGCGCTCGAGCACCATGTTCACCGGTTGAAGGATGACCACCAGCGCGCCAAGCGGATCGGCGATGCACTGGCGGTGATGCCTTGGTGCGCGCGCGTGATGCCCGTGGAGACCAACATCATCATCTACGACCTGGCAGGTGGGCGATCGGCCCGCGAGCATGTGGCGCAGCTCGAGGCCGGCGGCGTGCGCTGCTTCGCCATCGGGCCGGCCCAGGTACGCATGGTCACCCACCTCGACCTCGACGATGAAGGCCTGGAGCAGGTGCTGGAACGATTGCAACGGATTCACCGATGAGACCGCTGAGCATCCTCTTCCTCTTGACGCTCGCTTCGTGCGCCGGCACGCAGTACATCGAGAAGGGCACGCACGATGGCGTCGAGATCGCCTACCGCTGGAGCCATCCGCCCGGCAAGCCAAGCGAGCTGCTGCTCCGCTTGAAGAATGTGAGCGGTGCCGACAAGCGCGTGAGCCTCGGCATCGACCTCTATTACCAAGGCCGCACCGTTGAGGCTTTCGAGGCGGATACCTGCCTGCGGCCCGGCATGCTCCTCGCGGGCAGGCTCAACGGCATCTACTTCATCCCGCGGGCACTCACCACCGGGCAGATCAAGGATGGCGGCGCCGCCATTGAGGCCACCCGCACCGTGATCAGCGACGAATCCTGCCCCTGATGCAGCGCAACACCCTGGACCGCGCCCTGCCCTGGCTCCTGGCCATGCTCGTGCTTGCTGCGGCATGGCTGCTCTGGCGCTACCATGCGGAGATCCGGCAACGCACGGAAGACCTCGCCGGGCTCGGCCTCCTGCGCTCGCATCAGATGCTCGATGTGCGGATCGACGCCATGTTCAATGAATGGCAGGGCATCGCCAAGCAGGAAGCTGCGGCAATAGCGGAGGGCGCATCGGAGAATGACCTGATCAAACGGTGGAAAGCGGTGCTGCACGCCCACTGGCCCGTGAATTCGGTGCGATTGGCTGACGAGCTGGGAAACGAGATCAGCCTGCATCGCACGGACGAAGGAGCGGTTCTGGTGCGCACGGAATCAGGCAGCAAGGATTCGCTGCCCAAGGCCTACGCAACGGGGCCCTACAGGATCGACACCGTGCCCATGACCTGGAACGCCTACGGCCTTTACGACCCGCGTGAGCGAGGCTGGTTCAGCAAGGCGATCGAGAACAACCGCGACGAGCCCGTTTGGAATGAGCGCCAGTTCGTGGACAGCACGGAGAGCGCGCTCCAGGTCGGCCAGTTGATCAGAAGGCCGGGCAGCGATCAGACGTACCGTGTGCTCATGATCGAATTCGACCTCGGCCGTGCGGACAGGCTCGATGCCCGCTCGCCCACCATGATGCGCAATGGCGTGCTGGTGATCAACGGCG from Flavobacteriales bacterium encodes the following:
- a CDS encoding NUDIX domain-containing protein; translation: MFTIRAYGLLLNAERTQVLVADELIKGQRITKFPGGGLEYGEGLKDCVIREIREEMAVEALDVEHFYTTDFFQQSAFHSAPMQVVSVYFTFRVAECDAIWVVQDPFSGIAGPGDQEVFRWVPRAQPAEEAVSLPIDRHVWRMLQKRRS
- a CDS encoding 2'-5' RNA ligase family protein, which gives rise to MARKAAVDALTLFDSLVYTCQYRVSIDVPSDALAWVMQTRHALRDRIGRFECFYRLPGITLIESELPPEYESTLSDSIVRGASGQRGFRLKLDGIRHSDDRKRIYVGVEPVGPISALQQRLLDHVRANKRIKKLGVDVPMQPMLLIAGPLKAAQFEQAWAMLENEQYRGERAVTDLTLMRREVADDSLDEHLKSVKLEPAF
- a CDS encoding O-methyltransferase, which produces MQFISPDLDAYCEARSGEEPWYLKELAAETRERVHMPAMLSGHLQGRFLAMLSQLVRPRIAIEIGTYTGYSALCLAEGLAPGGMLHTIDIDPYLPEMVHRYIEKAGMLDRITMHHRPALEVIPELPSPFDLVFIDADKQNYPAYLEAVLPRMAKGGIIVADNVLWSGKVLAPPQERDEQTAALIRFADMVNADPRFDPVMIPLRDGVLMARVK
- a CDS encoding TerB family tellurite resistance protein, whose translation is MEAQLFYKELGRLLYAIAAADGKISDQEIRTLKKVVSDQLVPQEVSTDHFGTDQAYITEFEFDVLAERGASVEGAFDSFIAYMARHRHDLTTQRKELIYRCADAVASAFHGVGKAELPLLIELHKHLH
- a CDS encoding aminotransferase class I/II-fold pyridoxal phosphate-dependent enzyme is translated as MVDLRSDTVTQPTPAMREAMLSAELGDDVFGEDPTVNSLEERMAALFGHEAALFCPSGTMTNQIAINVHTRPGDEVLCEEGAHVYRYEGGGMMANSGCSVKHLPADRGRFTAADVEAAINDRNAAYLANTRLVVIENTVNRGGGSVWDRAETARIRTICDAHGLALHLDGARLFNAMAVDGGSPQDWGRTFQSISICLSKGLGAPVGSVLIGDRAFIHQARRVRKRFGGGMRQAGMLAAAGLHALEHHVHRLKDDHQRAKRIGDALAVMPWCARVMPVETNIIIYDLAGGRSAREHVAQLEAGGVRCFAIGPAQVRMVTHLDLDDEGLEQVLERLQRIHR